The following coding sequences lie in one Gorilla gorilla gorilla isolate KB3781 chromosome 5, NHGRI_mGorGor1-v2.1_pri, whole genome shotgun sequence genomic window:
- the MPC1 gene encoding mitochondrial pyruvate carrier 1 isoform X1, producing MKKSPEIISGRMTFALCCYSLTFMRFAYKVQPRNWLLFACHATNEVAQLIQGGRLIKHEMTKKASA from the exons ATGAAAAAGTCTCCAGAGATTATCAGTGGGCGGATGACATTTG CCCTCTGTTGCTATTCTTTGACATTCATGAGATTTGCCTACAAGGTACAGCCTCGGAACTGGCTTCTGTTTGCATGCCACGCAACAAATGAAGTAGCCCAGCTCATCCAGGGAGGGCGGCTTATCAAACACGA gATGACTAAAAAGGCATCTGCATAA